Proteins from a genomic interval of Cygnus olor isolate bCygOlo1 chromosome 9, bCygOlo1.pri.v2, whole genome shotgun sequence:
- the PTMA gene encoding prothymosin alpha isoform X2, with translation MSDTAVDTSAEISAKDLKEKKEVVEETENGRDAPANGNANEENGEQEADNEVDEEEEEGGEEEDEEEEGEEEDGDEDDEAEGATGKRAAEDDEDDDVDPKKQKTDEDD, from the exons ATGTCCGACACGGCCGTGGACACCAGCGCCGAGATCTCCGCCAAG gatctaaaagagaagaaggaagttgttgaagaaacagaaaatggcagAGATGCACCGGCCAACGGCAATGCT AACGAGGAAAACGGAGAGCAGGAGGCTGACAACGAAGTAGacgaagaggaagaggaaggtggcGAGGAAGAggacgaggaggaagagg GTGAGGAGGAGGACGGCGATGAAGACGACGAAGCTGAGGGAGCCACAGGCAAACGGGCAGCTGAGGACGACGAG GACGACGACGTCGATCCCAAGAAGCAGAAAACCGACGAAGATGACTAG
- the PTMA gene encoding prothymosin alpha isoform X1 yields the protein MSDTAVDTSAEISAKDLKEKKEVVEETENGRDAPANGNANEENGEQEADNEVDEEEEEGGEEEDEEEEGDGEEEDGDEDDEAEGATGKRAAEDDEDDDVDPKKQKTDEDD from the exons ATGTCCGACACGGCCGTGGACACCAGCGCCGAGATCTCCGCCAAG gatctaaaagagaagaaggaagttgttgaagaaacagaaaatggcagAGATGCACCGGCCAACGGCAATGCT AACGAGGAAAACGGAGAGCAGGAGGCTGACAACGAAGTAGacgaagaggaagaggaaggtggcGAGGAAGAggacgaggaggaagagggtgATG GTGAGGAGGAGGACGGCGATGAAGACGACGAAGCTGAGGGAGCCACAGGCAAACGGGCAGCTGAGGACGACGAG GACGACGACGTCGATCCCAAGAAGCAGAAAACCGACGAAGATGACTAG